CGTCCTTTACTAATGTACAGGACAAGCCTAGAATTCTTTTAATAGAAGATAAAAGTGGTGAAGCATCTGAGCTTGAAAAGATGCTTATAGCTTCAAAGATGGACTATAAGAAAATTAATGCAGCAGCTGCCCCTAGAAATATCGAGGAACTAAATCAGTATAAGACAATAATAACCTGTAATGTGCATATTGATAGTTTGAACAAAGGCTTTTTGAACGCTATGGAGCCTTACGTGAAAGATTTTGCTGGAGGCTTTATTGCTACTGGTGGAGATGAAGGCTTTATATTAGGAGAATATCTTAATTCACCTTTAGAAAAGGTTCTTCCAGTGTACATGGATATGCGAGGCAAGAAGTCTATTCCGGAAATGGGGTTAGTGCTTGTTATAGACAGATCTGGAAGTATGGATGGAGGAAATCAGCATGTTAAAAAGATTGACCTAGCCAAAGACGCAGCTCTTAAAGCAGCAGATACCTTAAGAGATATAGATGAAATTGGAGTAATTGCCTTTGACGACCAAGTGGAATGGGCTGTTAAAAGACAGAAGGCTGAAAATAGAAATGATATTAAAAATAAGATTGGAAACATAAATATTCGAGGCGGAACTACTATTCTTCCTTCACTAGCAGAAGCGTATAAGTCTTTAAAAGATAGTAAGACAAAAATAAAGCATATAATTCTTTTAACAGATGGGCAGGCTGAGAATACAGGCTATGACCCTCTTATAGAAAAGCTGAAGCAGGAAAAAATTACAGTGTCTACAGTAGCAGTAGGTAAAGATTCAGATACAAAGCTTTTGCAAGGTATTGCTAAGAAAGCAGGGGGCCGATACTACTACACAGACGAGAATACAAACATACCAAGAATATTTGCTAAAGAAATATTTATGGCTGCAAGTGTGTATTTGAATGAAAGAGAATTTACACCTGTACTGAACAGCAACCATCAAATATTGAATGGGGTTCTTACAGAGGAAAAACTTCCAAACTTATTTGGATATGTAGGTTCCTCGCCTAAAGAAACAGCAAGGATGATACTTAGAAGCGATGAAGAAGATCCTATACTTTCAGTTTGGCAGTACGGTCTTGGAAAGACCGTAGCTTGGAACTCTGATATAAGCGGCAAATGGAGCAGGAATTATATAAATTGGGATAAGAACTTAAAGCTGTGGCAGAACATAATAAACTATACTGTTGAGAATTATGGAGATGAGAGTGGACATGTAGAAGTTAAAAATGTGGGCAGCAAGGGAGAAATAACCTTGGAAACTAAAAACGCAGGTGAGGATTTATCTGTAACTGCAGTAGTTATGGCTCCAGATTCAACAAATAAAGAGATTAAACTTAATCCTTCATCACCAGGAAAGTACACAGGAAGCTTTGACATGAAGGAAACAGGTGTGTATATGGTTAATGTAAGACAGAATAAAGGAGAGCATGTCCTTGGAGCAATAAATTCTGCAGTTGCTCTTCAATATTCTCCTGAGTATAAAATCGCAACTCAAAGTAGGAGCAATCTTGACAAGATGCTAAGTGAAATGGGTGTAAGCTATATAAAAAGTCCTTCAGAGGTTTTTGCAGGTGAACTTAAGGAAGTATCCAGTAAGACTAATTTAACACCTTATTTTCTTACTATGGCGCTTATACTCTTCTTCTTTGATATAGTTATTAGAAAACTAAATTTATCTATAAAAGATTTATATAAGAAGAAAGTAAAAAATGAAGAAACGGTTATGGTTCAAAGTAATATAAAGGATAAATCGCTACAGCCTCAAACTTCAGATCAAATACAAACTATGAAAACAGATATAAACAAGGATAAGAAGGAAAAGAAAAAAGAGGATGATAAGCTAGACACCAATGCTTTACTTAATAAAAAGAAGAATAGATATTTTTAATTTAAATTTGTATAGGCCTAGTTGAAGAAATTCAATTAGGCCTCATTTTTAAACTATGTTTTAAGATATAAAAGGAATTTTCAGTAGATTATAGAATAAGGATAATATAACTTAATCTTTGCGATTATTTACTGAGTTTACTTTACTACTTAACTGAATACTAAAGATGGAAATATAAAAACAGTAATAAAGATTTGATAGGAGAGAAACTATGAAAGAAAAATATATAATATTTAGTTCTTTAGCTGCATGTATATGCTTGTATTTTATAGAGCAGTATTTTGCTGCAAGCTATGTTGTAAAGACGCTGTCTAAGCTGATTTTATTCATAGCGCTACCGATGATCTATATAAAATTTATAAATAGGACCAGTATATCAGAAGAATTAAAGCTGAAACAGTTGGATAAAAAGCGATTAAGACTTGGATTTATATTTGGCCTGGCTTGCTTTATTATAATATTAGCAGCATTCTTTATTTTTAGAGGCTTTATGGATTTAGATAGCATAGCAATGGATTTGCAGCAAAAAAATATAACATCGGCTAATTTTATTTTGATTGGATTATATATAACCTTTGGAAACTCCTTTCTTGAAGAATTCTTTTTTAGAGGTTTCATATTTTTAAATCTATACAATAAGAAAAACACAAAGCTTGCCTATGTATATTCTTCATTACTATTTGGATTGTATCACATAGCTATTTTTAAAACTTGGTTTAGTTTGGGTTTAATTATGCTCTGTCTGTTTGGTTTGATTTCAGTAGGATTTATTTTTAATTGGCTTAATACAAAATCAAATAATTTTATAAATTCTTGGCTTGTTCATATATTTGCAGATGCTGCAATAATAATTATTGGGCTTAGAATGTTTAATATGCTATAGAATTTTTATGCTTATGGAGGAAGGTAAAAATGAACTATAGAGAAAGAAAACCAATTATAAGATCACAGCTTAGAATTTATCTGGGGCGAAAGTACTACACCCTAAGAAAATATCTTCAATGGGCGTTTAGCGGGAAACGCTATGCAAAGCTAAAAGTTGACAAGCAATATAAGTATTTAGTGTTTTCTCATAGCGCTCCTCTATTAAGGAAGCTAAAAGATGTAGACATGTATCTTCAGTACAATAAAATAACTAATTTGAAGCTTGCTGTTGAAAGACTTAATGGAGTAGTCATAAAACCAGGAGAGACTTTTTCCTATTGGAAGCTTATAGGAAAGCCCACCTATAAAAAAGGATATTTAGACGGAGTAGTCCTATGTCCAGATGGCAGTTTTAAGCCTGGAGTAGGGGGAGGGCTTTGTCAGTTGTCTA
The genomic region above belongs to Clostridium swellfunianum and contains:
- a CDS encoding VWA domain-containing protein, encoding MSLEILRPYAFIIIPLAILFIAIMARFMIRMTRKKKVSILIFRVLVFTFLALALAGISIKWTIDTTTTMFVVDASDSTSMFRETAERFIREALPLKTKKDKTGVITFGSDSLIEQFISKNNTFSKLETKPVGTYTNIENGLTTALSLLPQNNKKRVVLITDGEENEGSAYKIAPSLLEQNIDFKVFKIEKAEGNEVAVESVTIPEKINLGDEFTIVTNITSTLSTSAKVTLYSGRDKRGEQEVQLQKGNNKFVFKDTADAGGFKSYKVVVEPASDTELKNNEYSSFTNVQDKPRILLIEDKSGEASELEKMLIASKMDYKKINAAAAPRNIEELNQYKTIITCNVHIDSLNKGFLNAMEPYVKDFAGGFIATGGDEGFILGEYLNSPLEKVLPVYMDMRGKKSIPEMGLVLVIDRSGSMDGGNQHVKKIDLAKDAALKAADTLRDIDEIGVIAFDDQVEWAVKRQKAENRNDIKNKIGNINIRGGTTILPSLAEAYKSLKDSKTKIKHIILLTDGQAENTGYDPLIEKLKQEKITVSTVAVGKDSDTKLLQGIAKKAGGRYYYTDENTNIPRIFAKEIFMAASVYLNEREFTPVLNSNHQILNGVLTEEKLPNLFGYVGSSPKETARMILRSDEEDPILSVWQYGLGKTVAWNSDISGKWSRNYINWDKNLKLWQNIINYTVENYGDESGHVEVKNVGSKGEITLETKNAGEDLSVTAVVMAPDSTNKEIKLNPSSPGKYTGSFDMKETGVYMVNVRQNKGEHVLGAINSAVALQYSPEYKIATQSRSNLDKMLSEMGVSYIKSPSEVFAGELKEVSSKTNLTPYFLTMALILFFFDIVIRKLNLSIKDLYKKKVKNEETVMVQSNIKDKSLQPQTSDQIQTMKTDINKDKKEKKKEDDKLDTNALLNKKKNRYF
- a CDS encoding CPBP family intramembrane glutamic endopeptidase is translated as MKEKYIIFSSLAACICLYFIEQYFAASYVVKTLSKLILFIALPMIYIKFINRTSISEELKLKQLDKKRLRLGFIFGLACFIIILAAFFIFRGFMDLDSIAMDLQQKNITSANFILIGLYITFGNSFLEEFFFRGFIFLNLYNKKNTKLAYVYSSLLFGLYHIAIFKTWFSLGLIMLCLFGLISVGFIFNWLNTKSNNFINSWLVHIFADAAIIIIGLRMFNML